The following are encoded together in the Chiloscyllium plagiosum isolate BGI_BamShark_2017 chromosome 1, ASM401019v2, whole genome shotgun sequence genome:
- the prmt9 gene encoding protein arginine N-methyltransferase 9 isoform X1: MKCQHDWKFNSFSLCAVTLESFQHTLFKWAEELNSLSRIQDIFDCYEQALELYPNNEVIWNSMGEHLFSLGFRDEAAGYFHKSIKLNPDYTEARENFYRVANWLVERWHFLMLNDKKRNVAYQRAIQKTVQSGCMSVLDIGTGTGILSMFARKAGASHVYACELSKTMYELACEVIASNQMAGQIKVLHMKSLDMEVPKDLPSRVSLVVTETVDAGLFGEGIVESLIHAWQHLLLPPKPTSQEGPSEGFGRVIPLRAVVFGMAVECQEIRRHHRVCLNEAGGLHLNEAITWYSPVSNESCVDDTSEPYTTERMRQVPGGYTPLTDHFQALTIDFNNPQELEELSTRKPCRLCLPVVKEGVLDAIVAWFVLQLDEDISLSTGPDEETCWEQAVYPVQGALGQFVKPGNTLIVDVSCNNAYLVFHSVAILSHELRMEVEVNTMSDQSLANEAELCDALANLQTTSKSQTNLLKCMLESSEIARLNNTQYNERFKSALDNILSSLTSMDDEVCFSQTIDDRSADMNCENSNGQSSSDLTSDILCVLDVSEGFSILPLVAAKLRTVKVFSSLEKIQQQAALRALAESNDISKDRLEFWHNYLEDDSTLLQRPQSGKLWSVIILDAIEVCGLIRQGLVEKAALARCLLRPEGRLLPQCIKIYGMLIESETLQRESAVQGKEATLGFNIAPFINQFKVPVHVFLHLSTLPHIRLSEPVELLMLDLMSLVTDELCSEIRVQVHSSGRVTAVPFWYEIYLDTDVCLDTWNDTSHWKQAAFVLDNPIQVISGDELRLKIQYHKSSISMIVNHG, encoded by the exons CTTGGGGTTCCGAGATGAAGCTGCTGGCTATTTCCACAAGTCTATTAAGCTCAATCCTGACTACACTGAGGCAAGGGAAAATTTCTATCGTGTGGCCAACTGGCTAGTGGAACGCTGGCATTTTTTAATGCTGAATGATAAGAAGAGGAATGTCGCCTATCAGAGAGCAATCCAAAAAACAGTGCAGTCTGGTTGCATGTCTGTTCTTGATATTGGAACAGGAACTGGTATTCTCAG TATGTTTGCAAGAAAAGCTGGAGCTTCTCATGTGTATGCTTGTGAGCTGTCCAAGACGATGTATGAACTTGCCTGTGAAGTGATAGCTTCCAACCAAATGGCAGGACAAATCAAGGTTCTGCACATGAAATCATTAGACATGGAAGTACCTAAAGATCTCCCCAGCAG GGTGTCGCTTGTTGTCACAGAGACTGTAGATGCTGGGCTGTTCGGTGAAGGAATTGTGGAGAGCTTAATACATGCATGGCAACATCTTCTTCTCCCACCAAAG CCAACAAGTCAGGAAGGTCCCAGTGAAGGATTTGGCCGTGTCATCCCATTGCGTGCTGTTGTGTTTGGCATGGCAGTGGAGTGTCAAGAGATCAGGAGACATCACAG AGTTTGCTTGAATGAGGCTGGTGGATTGCACTTGAATGAAGCGATAACATGGTACAGCCCTGTTAGCAATGAATCCTGTGTTGATGATACATCTGAACCATACACCACTGAGAGGATGAGGCAGGTTCCAGGTGGATACACGCCATTGACTGACCATTTTCAGGCTTTGACCATAGATTTCAATAATCCACAG GAATTAGAGGAATTGTCCACCAGGAAACCTTGTCGACTTTGTCTGCCAGTCGTTAAGGAGGGTGTGCTGGATGCTATTGTAGCCTGGTTTGTCCTGCAGTTAGATGAAGATATAAGTCTCTCCACTGGCCCTGATGAAGAGACCTGCTGGGAGCAGGCAGTGTATCCTGTACAGGGTGCGCTTG GCCAGTTTGTAAAACCTGGTAATACTCTAATCGTTGATGTTTCCTGCAATAACGCCTACCTGGTTTTTCACAGTGTTGCCATATTAAGCCATGAACTCAGGATGGAAGTTGAAGTGAATACCATGAGTGATCAGAGTCTTGCAAATGAAGCTGAACTTTGTGATGCTTTGGCCAACCTCCAGACCACAAGTAAATCTCAAACAAATCTTCTAAAGTGTATGCTTGAATCTTCAGAAATAGCTCGTCTCAATAACACACAATACAACGAGCGTTTCAAGTCTGCCTTGGACAATATATTGTCTTCATTAACATCAATGGACGATGAAGTCTGTTTCTCACAGACAATAGATGACAGGAGTGCAGATATGAATTGTGAAAATTCTAATGGTCAAAGCTCTTCAGATCTAACCTCTGACATATTGTGTGTGTTGGATGTTTCGGAGGGTTTCTCCATTTTGCCTTTGGTTGCTGCCAAGTTAAGAACTGTTAAAGTTTTCAGTTCCTTAGAAAAGATTCAGCAACAGGCTGCATTACGTGCTCTAGCAGAATCTAATGACATTTCAAAAGATCGGTTGGAGTTTTGGCATAATTATCTGGAGGATGACTCTACACTATTACAAAGACCTCAGTCGGGCAAGTTGTGGAGTGTGATTATTCTTGATGCTATCGAGGTATGTGGACTCATACGACAAGGTTTGGTGGAGAAAGCAGCTCTGGCTAG ATGTCTGCTTCGACCAGAGGGAAGGCTATTGCCTCAGTGCATAAAAATATATGGAATGCTCATTGAATCTGAGACATTACAGCGAGAAAGTGCAGTCCAAGGAAAAGAAGCCACACTGGGGTTCAATATTGCACCTTTCATCAACCAGTTCAAG GTGCCTGTCCATGTGTTTTTGCATTTATCCACACTGCCTCATATCCGATTAAGTGAGCCAGTGGAACTATTAATGCTGGATCTGATGAGCCTGGTCACTGATGAATTGTGTAGTGAAATCAGG GTTCAAGTACATTCATCTGGAAGAGTAACAGCAGTTCCATTTTGGTATGAAATTTATCTGGACACAGATGTCTGTCTCGATACTTGGAATGATACTTCCCATTGGAAGCAAGCTGCCTTTGTTTTGGATAATCCAATCCAAGTTATTTCAGGAGATGAACTTAGACTGAAAATTCAGTATCACAAAAGTAGTATCTCAATGATTGTAAACCACGGATAG
- the prmt9 gene encoding protein arginine N-methyltransferase 9 isoform X2, whose translation MKCQHDWKFNSFSLCAVTLESFQHTLFKWAEELNSLSRIQDIFDCYEQALELYPNNEVIWNSMGEHLFSLGFRDEAAGYFHKSIKLNPDYTEARENFYRVANWLVERWHFLMLNDKKRNVAYQRAIQKTVQSGCMSVLDIGTGTGILSMFARKAGASHVYACELSKTMYELACEVIASNQMAGQIKVLHMKSLDMEVPKDLPSRVSLVVTETVDAGLFGEGIVESLIHAWQHLLLPPKELEELSTRKPCRLCLPVVKEGVLDAIVAWFVLQLDEDISLSTGPDEETCWEQAVYPVQGALGQFVKPGNTLIVDVSCNNAYLVFHSVAILSHELRMEVEVNTMSDQSLANEAELCDALANLQTTSKSQTNLLKCMLESSEIARLNNTQYNERFKSALDNILSSLTSMDDEVCFSQTIDDRSADMNCENSNGQSSSDLTSDILCVLDVSEGFSILPLVAAKLRTVKVFSSLEKIQQQAALRALAESNDISKDRLEFWHNYLEDDSTLLQRPQSGKLWSVIILDAIEVCGLIRQGLVEKAALARCLLRPEGRLLPQCIKIYGMLIESETLQRESAVQGKEATLGFNIAPFINQFKVPVHVFLHLSTLPHIRLSEPVELLMLDLMSLVTDELCSEIRVQVHSSGRVTAVPFWYEIYLDTDVCLDTWNDTSHWKQAAFVLDNPIQVISGDELRLKIQYHKSSISMIVNHG comes from the exons CTTGGGGTTCCGAGATGAAGCTGCTGGCTATTTCCACAAGTCTATTAAGCTCAATCCTGACTACACTGAGGCAAGGGAAAATTTCTATCGTGTGGCCAACTGGCTAGTGGAACGCTGGCATTTTTTAATGCTGAATGATAAGAAGAGGAATGTCGCCTATCAGAGAGCAATCCAAAAAACAGTGCAGTCTGGTTGCATGTCTGTTCTTGATATTGGAACAGGAACTGGTATTCTCAG TATGTTTGCAAGAAAAGCTGGAGCTTCTCATGTGTATGCTTGTGAGCTGTCCAAGACGATGTATGAACTTGCCTGTGAAGTGATAGCTTCCAACCAAATGGCAGGACAAATCAAGGTTCTGCACATGAAATCATTAGACATGGAAGTACCTAAAGATCTCCCCAGCAG GGTGTCGCTTGTTGTCACAGAGACTGTAGATGCTGGGCTGTTCGGTGAAGGAATTGTGGAGAGCTTAATACATGCATGGCAACATCTTCTTCTCCCACCAAAG GAATTAGAGGAATTGTCCACCAGGAAACCTTGTCGACTTTGTCTGCCAGTCGTTAAGGAGGGTGTGCTGGATGCTATTGTAGCCTGGTTTGTCCTGCAGTTAGATGAAGATATAAGTCTCTCCACTGGCCCTGATGAAGAGACCTGCTGGGAGCAGGCAGTGTATCCTGTACAGGGTGCGCTTG GCCAGTTTGTAAAACCTGGTAATACTCTAATCGTTGATGTTTCCTGCAATAACGCCTACCTGGTTTTTCACAGTGTTGCCATATTAAGCCATGAACTCAGGATGGAAGTTGAAGTGAATACCATGAGTGATCAGAGTCTTGCAAATGAAGCTGAACTTTGTGATGCTTTGGCCAACCTCCAGACCACAAGTAAATCTCAAACAAATCTTCTAAAGTGTATGCTTGAATCTTCAGAAATAGCTCGTCTCAATAACACACAATACAACGAGCGTTTCAAGTCTGCCTTGGACAATATATTGTCTTCATTAACATCAATGGACGATGAAGTCTGTTTCTCACAGACAATAGATGACAGGAGTGCAGATATGAATTGTGAAAATTCTAATGGTCAAAGCTCTTCAGATCTAACCTCTGACATATTGTGTGTGTTGGATGTTTCGGAGGGTTTCTCCATTTTGCCTTTGGTTGCTGCCAAGTTAAGAACTGTTAAAGTTTTCAGTTCCTTAGAAAAGATTCAGCAACAGGCTGCATTACGTGCTCTAGCAGAATCTAATGACATTTCAAAAGATCGGTTGGAGTTTTGGCATAATTATCTGGAGGATGACTCTACACTATTACAAAGACCTCAGTCGGGCAAGTTGTGGAGTGTGATTATTCTTGATGCTATCGAGGTATGTGGACTCATACGACAAGGTTTGGTGGAGAAAGCAGCTCTGGCTAG ATGTCTGCTTCGACCAGAGGGAAGGCTATTGCCTCAGTGCATAAAAATATATGGAATGCTCATTGAATCTGAGACATTACAGCGAGAAAGTGCAGTCCAAGGAAAAGAAGCCACACTGGGGTTCAATATTGCACCTTTCATCAACCAGTTCAAG GTGCCTGTCCATGTGTTTTTGCATTTATCCACACTGCCTCATATCCGATTAAGTGAGCCAGTGGAACTATTAATGCTGGATCTGATGAGCCTGGTCACTGATGAATTGTGTAGTGAAATCAGG GTTCAAGTACATTCATCTGGAAGAGTAACAGCAGTTCCATTTTGGTATGAAATTTATCTGGACACAGATGTCTGTCTCGATACTTGGAATGATACTTCCCATTGGAAGCAAGCTGCCTTTGTTTTGGATAATCCAATCCAAGTTATTTCAGGAGATGAACTTAGACTGAAAATTCAGTATCACAAAAGTAGTATCTCAATGATTGTAAACCACGGATAG